One Nitrosarchaeum sp. DNA window includes the following coding sequences:
- a CDS encoding Cdc6/Cdc18 family protein has product MSDPIDRLLDAAESGKSIIKNRDILHFTYIPNTIQHRNSEQEQVTQSLLPILKHSRPSNLLVYGKPGTGKTLVVKKVLNKIQERVEKSKFPIKLIYANSKEETTLYGLLVSFGRQLGMSDKELPGTGLAISEVFKRILNNIDESKINAIFVIDEIDYLAQLVSKTGKDILYQLTRANERLKQGSLTLVGISNDLTFKEKLDPRVISSLGEEEVVFTNYNVEQIKKILEERIDEAFIPNSVEEPALNLCAALAGGEHGDARRAIDLIRVAGEIAERQQSEKVSQDHVREASLKIEENKEETSLKSYPLHEKLVILAIMKAGGSSTGEIYSSYKGLCKIVGRDELTQRRITQMLSEIELSGIISGRLIHQGIHGRTKKYKLTISSEMIKKTFKDDLTLQDIV; this is encoded by the coding sequence ATGTCTGATCCAATTGATAGATTACTTGATGCAGCCGAATCAGGAAAATCAATTATAAAAAATAGAGATATTCTTCATTTTACATATATCCCAAATACAATTCAACATAGAAATTCTGAACAAGAACAAGTTACTCAATCACTACTACCAATTCTTAAACATTCAAGGCCATCTAACCTACTAGTTTATGGTAAACCAGGTACTGGCAAGACACTTGTAGTTAAAAAAGTATTAAATAAAATTCAGGAGAGGGTAGAAAAATCAAAATTTCCAATAAAACTCATCTATGCAAACTCCAAAGAAGAAACCACACTTTATGGTTTGTTAGTAAGTTTCGGAAGGCAGTTAGGCATGAGTGATAAAGAACTACCTGGAACAGGCCTAGCAATTAGTGAAGTTTTCAAAAGAATTCTAAATAATATTGATGAATCTAAAATAAATGCTATTTTTGTTATAGATGAAATTGATTATCTTGCTCAACTTGTCTCAAAAACAGGCAAAGATATTCTATATCAACTTACTAGAGCAAACGAACGTCTAAAACAAGGCTCGTTGACTTTGGTAGGAATTTCAAATGACCTTACGTTTAAGGAAAAACTTGATCCTAGGGTGATTAGTAGTTTAGGCGAAGAAGAGGTAGTTTTTACAAACTATAATGTAGAACAAATTAAAAAAATATTAGAAGAACGCATTGATGAGGCATTTATTCCTAATTCAGTAGAAGAACCAGCACTAAATCTTTGTGCAGCCTTGGCAGGGGGAGAACATGGCGATGCTAGAAGGGCAATTGATCTTATTCGTGTTGCAGGTGAAATCGCTGAAAGGCAACAATCAGAAAAGGTATCCCAAGATCATGTTAGGGAAGCATCACTAAAAATTGAAGAAAATAAAGAGGAAACATCTCTAAAATCATACCCTCTCCATGAAAAACTTGTAATCCTAGCAATTATGAAGGCCGGAGGTTCATCAACTGGCGAGATTTATTCATCTTACAAAGGACTATGTAAAATAGTAGGAAGAGATGAACTAACACAAAGGCGAATTACTCAAATGCTTAGTGAAATTGAATTATCTGGAATTATCTCAGGCAGATTAATTCATCAAGGAATACATGGAAGAACAAAAAAATACAAACTTACTATCTCATCGGAAATGATTAAAAAAACCTTCAAAGACGATTTAACTTTGCAAGATATTGTTTAG
- the hsp20 gene encoding archaeal heat shock protein Hsp20: MTMFDDEFDRIFKRMSGSFFDIDDIFEEFKKSDSNTGPIYYGYTMTVGSNGKPVLKEYGNVKPGLLPTSDNREPIVDVIVDEKEKQVKLVAEMPGVEKTDVKILVQDKLVDISAEHGEKKYHTKVPINHKVDENSAKASYKNGILELVFKLIEDTKPKGKKVEVE, encoded by the coding sequence ATGACAATGTTTGATGATGAATTTGATAGAATCTTCAAGAGAATGTCAGGCTCATTTTTTGATATAGATGACATATTTGAAGAATTCAAGAAAAGTGATTCCAATACTGGCCCAATTTATTATGGTTATACAATGACCGTTGGTTCTAATGGAAAACCGGTTCTAAAAGAATATGGAAACGTAAAACCAGGATTACTTCCTACATCTGATAATAGAGAACCAATTGTAGATGTAATTGTCGATGAAAAAGAAAAACAAGTGAAACTTGTAGCAGAAATGCCGGGAGTTGAAAAGACAGATGTTAAAATTTTGGTCCAAGACAAATTAGTAGATATTTCTGCAGAACACGGTGAAAAGAAATACCATACAAAAGTTCCAATCAACCATAAAGTTGATGAAAACTCTGCCAAAGCTTCATACAAAAATGGAATTCTTGAACTTGTCTTCAAATTGATTGAAGATACAAAGCCAAAAGGCAAAAAAGTGGAGGTTGAATAA
- a CDS encoding geranylgeranylglyceryl/heptaprenylglyceryl phosphate synthase, with protein MTGNKVESFLKSELKKKNALLFVLIDSEESKLESSQKLAQDVEKIGASAILVGGSSATDQIEMAKVVKGIKKGIKIPIILFPGNITGVVPDADAILFSSLMNSENPYFITQAQALGASSVLKFGLEPLPTAYLVIGDGTSAWFVGSARGIPFEKPKIAAAYALAAQFLGMRFVYLEAGSGAKSSVTPEMVKTVRKAFNGFLIVGGGIRDIKTASDLVKAGADALVIGTFLEKGGSIKKLAEITKAIQRSK; from the coding sequence ATGACTGGAAATAAAGTTGAATCATTCCTAAAATCTGAACTTAAAAAGAAAAACGCATTATTGTTTGTATTAATTGATTCTGAAGAATCTAAGTTAGAATCTTCACAAAAACTTGCTCAAGATGTTGAAAAAATAGGCGCGTCTGCAATTCTAGTTGGTGGCTCATCTGCAACAGATCAAATTGAAATGGCTAAAGTTGTAAAAGGCATTAAAAAAGGCATTAAAATTCCAATCATACTCTTCCCTGGAAACATCACAGGAGTTGTACCTGATGCAGATGCTATCCTGTTTAGTTCATTAATGAATTCTGAAAACCCATATTTTATTACTCAGGCACAGGCATTAGGAGCTTCAAGCGTTCTTAAATTTGGATTAGAACCATTACCTACTGCTTACTTGGTTATTGGAGATGGAACTTCTGCCTGGTTTGTAGGTTCAGCAAGAGGCATACCTTTTGAAAAACCAAAAATAGCAGCAGCATACGCCCTTGCTGCACAATTTCTTGGAATGAGATTTGTCTATTTGGAAGCAGGCTCTGGAGCAAAATCTAGTGTTACTCCAGAGATGGTTAAGACAGTAAGAAAAGCATTTAATGGATTTTTGATAGTGGGTGGTGGAATTAGAGACATTAAAACTGCTTCAGATTTGGTCAAAGCTGGTGCTGATGCACTTGTTATTGGAACCTTTCTAGAGAAAGGTGGAAGTATTAAGAAACTAGCTGAAATAACAAAAGCAATTCAAAGAAGTAAGTAA
- a CDS encoding NAD(P)/FAD-dependent oxidoreductase, producing the protein MAKNKKKVVILGGGFAGVECARQLESFFKNNSEIELVMVSEDNFLLFTPMLPQVASGIIETRHIVMPIRAICKKTKFYEGRIKNVDPFGKLVTLWGTGEKRGVSIYYDYLVVALGSETNFFGMADVEKNAYTMKTLNDAVVLRNRVVDMLEQADNETDTILRDSLLTFVIVGGGFAGIETAGELLDLLLDARKHYPTIHKDDIRVIVLEALPMILPGFNEKLADFAKEKMIQRGIEIKLRMAVTSFDGTEVSVKSLDENPKDSVDESKINGIRTKTLIWTAGVTPVNTIKRSMFKTDKGKIIVNNFLEVPEFPGVFAIGDCALFMDPQTNRPFAPTAQIAEAQAKIAAHNLNALIKNSEKEKFVYHSKGQMAIIGKRTGIATFLGMNISGFLAWLIWRNVYLSKIPSPDKKVRIFLDWIIDLFYDRDISRLKLLKRETEKEYKVLDEVDDVW; encoded by the coding sequence TTGGCTAAAAATAAGAAGAAAGTAGTGATTTTAGGAGGAGGGTTTGCTGGAGTAGAGTGTGCTAGACAGTTAGAGTCTTTTTTCAAAAACAATTCCGAAATTGAATTAGTAATGGTGAGTGAGGATAATTTCTTATTATTTACTCCAATGTTACCTCAGGTAGCATCAGGTATTATTGAAACAAGACATATCGTAATGCCTATTAGAGCAATTTGTAAAAAAACTAAATTTTATGAAGGTAGAATAAAAAATGTAGATCCGTTTGGAAAACTTGTAACATTATGGGGCACGGGTGAAAAACGTGGTGTTTCAATTTATTATGATTATCTAGTAGTTGCATTAGGTAGTGAAACCAATTTTTTTGGAATGGCAGATGTTGAAAAAAATGCCTATACAATGAAGACACTCAATGATGCAGTTGTTTTAAGAAACAGAGTCGTAGATATGCTTGAACAAGCTGATAATGAAACTGATACTATTCTTCGTGATAGTCTTTTAACATTTGTAATTGTGGGGGGAGGATTTGCTGGAATTGAAACTGCTGGAGAATTATTAGATTTATTATTAGATGCACGAAAACATTACCCTACAATTCACAAAGACGATATTCGTGTTATAGTTTTAGAAGCTCTTCCAATGATTCTTCCTGGCTTTAATGAAAAATTAGCAGATTTTGCAAAAGAAAAAATGATTCAAAGAGGAATTGAAATTAAACTTCGTATGGCAGTAACAAGTTTTGATGGAACTGAGGTCTCTGTAAAATCATTAGATGAAAACCCAAAAGACTCTGTAGACGAATCAAAGATTAATGGAATTAGAACTAAAACGTTGATTTGGACTGCGGGTGTAACACCTGTAAATACAATAAAAAGATCAATGTTCAAAACAGATAAGGGGAAAATTATTGTTAATAATTTTCTTGAAGTTCCAGAATTCCCAGGAGTTTTTGCAATTGGGGATTGTGCATTATTTATGGATCCACAAACAAATAGACCATTTGCTCCTACTGCACAAATTGCTGAAGCACAAGCTAAGATTGCTGCACATAATCTAAATGCCCTAATTAAAAATTCAGAGAAAGAAAAATTTGTTTATCATTCAAAGGGGCAAATGGCAATAATTGGAAAAAGAACTGGAATTGCAACGTTTCTAGGCATGAATATTTCGGGATTTTTAGCTTGGCTTATTTGGAGAAATGTCTATCTATCAAAAATTCCATCGCCTGATAAAAAAGTCAGAATTTTTTTAGATTGGATAATAGACTTGTTTTATGATAGAGATATTTCAAGACTAAAACTTTTGAAACGTGAAACAGAAAAAGAATACAAGGTTCTTGATGAAGTAGATGATGTTTGGTAA
- a CDS encoding stage II sporulation protein M: MSKIRIITFFIFMGLFTAAYQIGSMSTVSEEEATTFMTEFEKLVKDIDAIGIFLHNSTISLPMFIPGFGMIWGLFSAWSTGFAFSAIVSISPELAKVPPLAILFLSPFGIMELTAYSLATSRSFILIKAIYRKSNLIQFLKPTILEIGIVIGLLLAGGYLEYYMIKLVQDESVTLPGF, encoded by the coding sequence ATGTCTAAGATTAGAATAATTACGTTTTTCATATTTATGGGATTGTTTACAGCTGCATATCAAATCGGTTCAATGTCTACAGTCAGCGAAGAAGAAGCTACGACATTTATGACTGAATTTGAAAAATTAGTTAAAGATATTGATGCTATAGGAATCTTCCTGCACAACTCTACAATTTCATTACCTATGTTTATTCCTGGATTTGGAATGATATGGGGATTATTTTCAGCTTGGTCAACTGGATTTGCTTTTTCAGCAATAGTTTCAATCTCTCCAGAATTAGCAAAAGTTCCACCACTTGCAATTCTCTTTTTATCACCGTTTGGCATAATGGAACTTACTGCCTATTCTTTAGCTACGTCTAGAAGTTTCATATTGATTAAAGCCATTTATAGAAAATCTAACCTAATTCAATTTCTAAAACCAACTATACTGGAAATAGGAATAGTGATAGGACTACTATTGGCAGGTGGATATCTAGAGTATTATATGATTAAATTAGTTCAAGACGAATCCGTTACACTTCCTGGATTTTAA
- a CDS encoding peptidylprolyl isomerase yields the protein MKKILIIISLSLLLINLGNQSFAQSDEKLVILHTNLGNIVIELFPNDAPNHVQNFIKLAEDGFYDGTIFHRIIPGFMIQGGDPNTKGGDQSTWGTGGPGYSVNAEFNTIKHNRGIVSMARAQDPNSAGSQFFIVHKDSNFLDQQYTVFGRIVTEESFATLDKIASVKTGEKDIPTNTEQVKITKVEVVNRSTLTNLLQLSEPERVTTPITTSLGFQRYEDKALDIEFDAPEGWLLQQPEKTNENSPDVVVVGPRIGPINPVISLTISNVDGKTLDNLIQEKAKLLDVALKAGNLEIISQEKSIINEKEAFITHAKGIFQSGGESYNVQFKEIIISTPKKFYIFSYSNGIDEFNDQLSKFDDSVNSFKIISEPIKEIKSASASVETDEKGGGCLIATAAYGSELAPQIQLLREIRDNTILSTQFGTTFMTGFNQFYYSFSPIVADLERENPVFKEVVKLAITPMLSTLSIMTLAEDGSEIEVLGLGLSVLALNFGMYFVIPTIAIIKIKNKF from the coding sequence TTGAAAAAAATTCTTATTATAATTTCATTATCATTACTTTTAATTAATTTAGGAAATCAATCATTTGCACAATCAGATGAAAAATTAGTAATTTTGCATACTAACCTTGGTAATATTGTAATCGAATTATTCCCAAATGATGCTCCTAATCATGTTCAGAATTTTATTAAATTAGCAGAAGATGGATTTTATGATGGCACTATTTTTCACAGAATAATCCCGGGATTCATGATTCAAGGTGGTGATCCAAACACAAAAGGTGGAGATCAAAGTACTTGGGGAACTGGAGGACCAGGTTATTCTGTAAATGCTGAATTTAATACAATCAAACACAACCGTGGAATTGTCTCTATGGCTAGGGCACAAGATCCAAACAGTGCAGGTTCACAATTTTTTATAGTTCATAAAGATTCAAATTTTCTTGATCAGCAATATACTGTCTTTGGAAGAATTGTAACTGAAGAAAGTTTTGCAACACTTGACAAGATTGCATCAGTAAAAACTGGAGAGAAAGACATTCCAACAAACACTGAACAAGTAAAAATCACCAAAGTTGAGGTTGTAAATCGTTCTACCCTAACTAATTTACTTCAATTATCAGAACCTGAAAGAGTTACTACCCCAATTACAACTTCATTAGGTTTTCAACGATATGAAGATAAGGCATTAGATATTGAATTTGATGCACCAGAAGGTTGGTTATTACAACAACCAGAAAAAACTAATGAGAATTCCCCAGATGTAGTTGTTGTAGGACCCAGAATTGGCCCAATTAATCCAGTTATTTCTCTAACAATTTCAAATGTTGATGGAAAAACTTTAGATAATTTAATTCAAGAAAAAGCTAAACTTTTAGATGTTGCGCTTAAAGCAGGTAACTTGGAAATTATTTCTCAAGAAAAATCTATAATAAATGAAAAGGAAGCATTCATCACTCATGCTAAAGGCATTTTTCAAAGTGGTGGAGAATCATATAATGTACAATTCAAAGAAATAATAATTTCAACTCCTAAAAAATTCTACATTTTTTCATATAGTAATGGAATAGACGAATTTAATGATCAACTTTCTAAATTTGATGACTCTGTTAATTCTTTTAAAATAATATCAGAACCAATTAAAGAAATAAAATCTGCATCAGCTTCTGTAGAGACAGACGAAAAAGGTGGTGGATGTTTAATTGCTACAGCAGCATATGGCTCAGAATTAGCTCCTCAAATTCAACTACTAAGAGAAATAAGAGATAATACTATTCTTTCAACTCAATTTGGAACTACATTTATGACTGGATTTAACCAATTTTACTATTCTTTCAGTCCTATTGTAGCAGATCTTGAAAGAGAAAATCCTGTATTCAAAGAGGTAGTTAAATTGGCTATTACTCCAATGTTATCAACTCTTTCAATTATGACATTAGCTGAAGATGGTTCTGAAATCGAAGTGTTAGGATTAGGACTTTCTGTACTTGCATTAAATTTTGGAATGTATTTTGTAATCCCTACAATTGCAATTATCAAAATTAAAAATAAATTCTGA
- a CDS encoding ACT domain-containing protein, translating to MSIPELVREIITRNRSIYDCMKMDLINYTALAVKIQPEIERILGSTVNLNTIVVAIKRYADSFEIKENIRDESVLKNARLSLTDGIMDIKFSMKDFAEMDTMSILDKFSKITNNYEFFRMSDSFRFLTEDIESIRQIFENVPNNESMFSTGLAKIRISIPSNQNQSDVVSYVAEILHDNGIELVNAFFSQESIIIILNEKDASRAYEILHSDIVKIS from the coding sequence ATGTCTATACCTGAATTAGTTAGGGAGATTATTACTAGAAATCGTTCAATTTATGATTGCATGAAAATGGATTTGATTAACTATACAGCATTAGCTGTAAAGATTCAACCCGAGATTGAAAGAATTTTGGGCAGTACTGTAAATCTCAATACTATTGTAGTTGCTATAAAACGATATGCAGATTCGTTTGAAATTAAAGAAAATATTAGGGATGAGAGTGTTTTGAAGAATGCAAGACTTTCGTTAACAGATGGAATCATGGATATCAAATTTTCTATGAAAGATTTTGCCGAAATGGATACAATGTCAATTTTGGATAAATTCTCAAAAATTACTAATAATTATGAATTTTTTAGGATGTCTGATTCATTTAGATTTCTTACAGAGGATATAGAAAGTATAAGGCAAATTTTTGAAAATGTACCAAATAATGAAAGTATGTTTAGTACCGGTCTTGCAAAGATTAGAATTTCAATTCCAAGTAATCAAAATCAATCAGATGTGGTGTCTTATGTTGCAGAGATTTTACATGATAATGGAATAGAACTTGTAAATGCATTTTTTAGTCAAGAGAGTATAATTATAATTCTAAATGAAAAAGATGCCTCAAGGGCGTATGAGATACTACACTCAGATATAGTTAAAATTTCATAA
- a CDS encoding cupredoxin domain-containing protein: MNTIILAFLAFLVFSGFAFTDSFAISPNSAFTLEGSGYAVTENTIKTSEIDLAISTQKQTGSSIASSVEDGFITLDDEDFLTTELKATMLREGKYIRINGVIDSDIGNQASISFFGKLIEESKNASIYGFTGRITIDNDNYKIIYTAKLSELTKIKTATDPKTTESTIDKQITIHITKGSSTQGIGTYIDLAGTKQQASQTQSSTDSLRLRYFSQDRISVEPGTTIIIVNDDIVSHSILSGTKNNDRYIQFTADNRISTGEILPGESTNITLDKAGFYRLYDPKYQWMELTAYVFPTIDGNVVLGQGK; encoded by the coding sequence ATGAATACTATCATTCTGGCATTTTTAGCGTTTTTGGTTTTTTCTGGATTTGCTTTTACTGATTCGTTTGCAATTTCACCAAACAGTGCTTTTACTTTGGAAGGATCAGGATATGCAGTAACAGAAAATACTATTAAAACTTCTGAAATTGATTTAGCAATTTCGACCCAAAAACAAACTGGAAGTAGTATTGCATCGTCAGTTGAAGATGGGTTCATTACTTTAGATGATGAAGACTTTCTAACTACCGAATTAAAGGCAACTATGTTACGTGAAGGTAAATACATTAGAATTAATGGAGTTATTGACAGTGATATTGGTAATCAAGCATCGATTAGTTTTTTTGGAAAATTAATTGAAGAAAGTAAAAATGCTTCAATCTATGGTTTTACTGGAAGAATAACAATTGATAATGATAATTATAAAATAATCTATACGGCAAAACTATCAGAACTCACAAAAATTAAAACTGCAACAGATCCTAAAACAACAGAATCAACAATAGATAAACAAATTACAATTCATATTACTAAAGGTTCATCAACTCAAGGTATAGGTACATACATTGATCTTGCAGGAACTAAACAACAAGCATCACAAACTCAAAGTTCAACTGATTCATTAAGATTAAGATATTTTTCTCAAGATAGAATTTCAGTTGAACCAGGAACAACAATTATTATTGTAAATGACGATATAGTATCACATAGTATTCTAAGTGGAACAAAAAACAATGATCGTTATATTCAATTTACTGCTGACAACAGAATTTCAACAGGTGAAATATTACCAGGCGAATCAACTAACATTACATTAGATAAAGCTGGATTTTATAGATTATATGATCCAAAATATCAATGGATGGAACTTACTGCCTATGTATTTCCAACCATAGACGGTAATGTAGTTCTTGGACAAGGCAAATAG
- the cbiE gene encoding precorrin-6y C5,15-methyltransferase (decarboxylating) subunit CbiE: protein MGKIYAVGVGPGSPKYVTGVVKEIIQNCDIVIGYKYTLKTIEDLIVDKEIHEITMNNQEESYQKIHSVLGNRSLVIPFTGDVNFSESEVVDRLIEIFGDVEIIPGISSIQVAASKAKVPLDKSKVITMHVTTSIEEKKLELQKALIDGYNVVLVPRPWPKQPDKHFMPSEIAKYLKNNGFDTENMKVHVFEALTTENETSFVGTVKDLEGKEFSDLSVMVFNQVVLDSYMNYKWQWKN, encoded by the coding sequence TTGGGAAAAATTTATGCTGTAGGCGTAGGTCCAGGTTCGCCAAAATATGTTACTGGAGTTGTAAAAGAAATCATACAGAATTGTGATATAGTTATTGGATACAAATACACATTGAAAACAATTGAAGATTTGATTGTAGATAAAGAGATTCATGAAATAACTATGAACAATCAGGAAGAATCATATCAAAAAATTCATTCAGTGTTGGGTAATCGTTCGTTAGTAATTCCATTTACAGGTGATGTTAATTTTTCAGAGTCTGAGGTTGTAGATAGACTAATTGAGATTTTTGGGGATGTAGAAATAATTCCGGGTATTAGTTCAATTCAAGTTGCAGCATCAAAAGCAAAAGTCCCGTTAGATAAATCCAAAGTAATTACAATGCATGTAACAACTTCAATTGAAGAAAAGAAACTTGAATTACAAAAAGCACTAATTGATGGATATAATGTGGTTTTAGTTCCTAGACCATGGCCTAAACAACCCGACAAACACTTTATGCCATCAGAGATTGCAAAATATCTAAAAAATAATGGGTTTGATACCGAAAATATGAAAGTTCATGTTTTTGAAGCACTTACTACTGAAAATGAGACTAGTTTTGTTGGAACTGTGAAGGATTTGGAAGGAAAAGAATTTTCAGATTTATCTGTAATGGTTTTCAATCAGGTTGTTTTGGACTCCTATATGAATTACAAATGGCAATGGAAAAATTAA
- a CDS encoding DNA-directed DNA polymerase II small subunit produces the protein MKKELSVALNYALNKGFQIHPNAFKFLENVDVKKLEKIIKEIVREKTKQKSYQINQDDLEVYLGIKDDQTLQNEHKILFDPTSRITTGEGVKGYNALFSSRFNKLKRIISDRPESRMLKSIASVKTAKTDDDMYVCGLVTSRSVERNITKLVLEDPSGLFEGIVFDNELQKTAGSLLNDQFIMARIGFGKNAGFIIKDLISPDVPDQASNRSETETYAVFLSDLHIGSKYFMEEEFTAFVSWLSSPDSVARKIRFVLIGGDLVDGVGIYPNQDKELVCQTIEEQLKKVEEFISKIPNYIKIFIMPGNHDPGRRALPQPAIPKKYNSGLWERENVFMVGNPAVISLNGVKVMMFHGQSIDDIVKTTPGLSYDKPTNVMKHLLRARHLSPIYGSQTPIAPEMEDLMVIDDIPDIFHVGHVHRAELDMYKGILLLNSGSWQNQTPFQASVGMTPNPGIALMVNLKTFTVYHENYSTNLNNILQS, from the coding sequence TTGAAAAAAGAGCTATCAGTTGCTTTGAATTATGCTTTGAATAAGGGGTTTCAAATTCATCCAAATGCATTTAAGTTTCTTGAAAATGTAGATGTAAAAAAATTAGAGAAAATAATTAAAGAGATTGTTCGTGAAAAAACAAAACAAAAATCGTATCAGATTAATCAAGATGATCTAGAAGTTTATTTAGGAATTAAAGACGATCAAACTTTACAAAATGAGCATAAGATACTCTTTGATCCAACATCAAGAATTACTACTGGAGAGGGAGTAAAAGGGTATAATGCATTGTTTTCTAGTCGTTTTAACAAGTTAAAACGAATAATTTCAGATAGGCCTGAATCAAGGATGTTAAAATCAATTGCTTCAGTGAAGACTGCAAAAACTGATGATGACATGTATGTTTGTGGTCTTGTTACTAGTAGAAGTGTAGAGAGAAACATAACAAAATTGGTTTTAGAAGATCCTTCAGGTTTGTTTGAAGGAATAGTTTTCGATAATGAATTACAAAAAACCGCAGGCTCATTACTTAATGACCAATTTATCATGGCCCGAATAGGTTTTGGTAAAAATGCTGGTTTTATCATAAAAGATTTGATTTCGCCTGATGTTCCTGACCAAGCCTCAAATAGATCTGAAACTGAAACATATGCTGTTTTTCTTTCAGATCTGCATATTGGTAGTAAGTACTTCATGGAAGAAGAATTTACAGCGTTTGTATCTTGGTTGTCCAGTCCAGATTCAGTAGCAAGAAAAATTCGTTTTGTGTTGATTGGTGGGGATTTAGTAGATGGTGTTGGGATTTATCCAAATCAGGATAAAGAGTTAGTTTGTCAGACTATTGAAGAGCAGCTAAAAAAAGTTGAAGAATTTATTAGTAAAATTCCTAATTATATCAAAATATTCATTATGCCAGGAAATCATGATCCTGGTCGTAGGGCATTACCACAACCAGCAATTCCTAAAAAATACAATTCAGGGTTGTGGGAAAGAGAGAATGTCTTTATGGTTGGAAATCCTGCCGTAATTTCTTTAAATGGAGTAAAGGTAATGATGTTTCACGGTCAAAGTATAGATGATATTGTAAAAACTACGCCTGGTTTAAGTTATGATAAACCTACTAATGTAATGAAACATCTTCTAAGAGCGAGACATCTTAGTCCAATTTATGGTAGTCAAACCCCAATAGCCCCAGAAATGGAAGATTTGATGGTAATTGATGATATTCCAGATATCTTCCATGTAGGTCATGTACATAGAGCGGAGTTGGATATGTACAAAGGAATTCTTTTATTAAATTCTGGTTCTTGGCAAAACCAAACACCATTTCAAGCAAGTGTTGGAATGACCCCAAATCCAGGAATTGCACTTATGGTAAATTTGAAGACTTTCACAGTATATCATGAAAATTATAGTACTAATCTAAACAATATCTTGCAAAGTTAA
- a CDS encoding AbrB/MazE/SpoVT family DNA-binding domain-containing protein, with amino-acid sequence MSVQENEVLVKITSAGTISIPKQFRKYMDIQKGEYVKVILGKDRLIVRKITIS; translated from the coding sequence ATGTCTGTTCAAGAAAATGAGGTTTTAGTTAAAATCACATCTGCAGGAACAATTTCTATTCCTAAACAATTTAGAAAATATATGGATATTCAAAAAGGGGAATATGTTAAAGTGATATTGGGTAAAGACAGACTCATAGTTAGAAAAATTACTATATCTTAG
- a CDS encoding winged helix DNA-binding protein, protein MLIEIPEPDVILAVIVAFVVGLVGLYSYYKIRPFIKTKNEMIDSSQLERLEYYERQLIDMKIRLDSMEMQGVEQKKEDPTLEIKQYLDKLTKNQQAIENPTIPPKKTDVSKEEPKIIQRMPNLDHNNAIDYVLYLITDKAMTSRDIQITLKRSREHTSRLMKKLYDDGFVKRNTNTKPYTYSITEKGKEKINVLESNSLIA, encoded by the coding sequence ATGTTGATTGAAATTCCTGAACCAGATGTGATTTTAGCCGTGATAGTTGCATTTGTTGTTGGTTTGGTTGGTTTGTATAGTTATTACAAAATTCGTCCATTCATTAAAACTAAGAATGAAATGATAGACTCATCACAGTTAGAGCGATTAGAATATTATGAAAGACAATTAATCGATATGAAAATACGCCTAGATTCTATGGAAATGCAAGGTGTTGAACAGAAAAAGGAGGATCCTACTCTAGAAATTAAACAATATTTAGATAAATTAACTAAAAATCAACAAGCAATAGAAAATCCAACAATACCACCTAAAAAAACAGATGTTAGTAAAGAAGAACCTAAAATCATTCAACGTATGCCTAATTTGGATCATAATAATGCTATAGATTATGTGTTGTATCTAATCACAGACAAAGCTATGACATCACGTGATATACAAATCACATTAAAACGGAGTAGAGAACATACTTCAAGATTAATGAAGAAGCTTTATGATGATGGATTTGTTAAAAGGAATACAAATACAAAACCATATACTTATTCAATTACTGAAAAAGGAAAAGAAAAGATTAATGTTTTAGAATCTAATTCTTTAATTGCATAA